One window from the genome of Flavobacteriales bacterium encodes:
- the tatC gene encoding twin-arginine translocase subunit TatC, with the protein MEEKNQGEMSFLEHLEELRWRLIRAAIAIVIGAVLALSLKDLLFEKIIFGPVKDWFPTNRFLCGISDTLCLTDNSSVFQALNLPTQITVYLMTGVIVGIVLAFPYIFYQIWSFIAPGLKDREKKQARGITVWVSLLFFLGISFGYFIIVPISVQFFLNFSLSDLVKNEFTINSYVSTVTIITLSTGILFQLPVVVMILARLGLITPAFLKKYRKHALVGVLLLSAIITPPDISSQILVTFPIMLLYELSIIIAARIQRKSKRNPDSTGIQTR; encoded by the coding sequence TTGGAAGAGAAGAATCAAGGAGAAATGAGCTTTCTCGAGCATCTGGAGGAACTCCGGTGGAGGCTCATCCGAGCAGCTATTGCCATAGTGATAGGAGCCGTGTTGGCACTGTCGCTGAAGGATCTGCTATTCGAGAAGATCATCTTTGGACCGGTAAAGGATTGGTTTCCGACCAACCGTTTCCTCTGTGGTATATCCGATACCTTATGTCTTACCGATAACAGCAGCGTCTTCCAAGCGCTCAATCTGCCCACACAGATCACCGTCTATCTCATGACAGGAGTGATCGTGGGTATCGTGCTCGCCTTTCCATATATCTTCTATCAGATCTGGTCCTTTATCGCTCCGGGGCTTAAAGACAGGGAGAAAAAACAGGCGAGAGGGATTACTGTGTGGGTGAGTCTGCTGTTCTTCTTGGGCATATCATTCGGCTACTTCATCATTGTGCCCATATCTGTGCAGTTCTTCCTCAATTTCTCCTTGAGCGATCTGGTGAAGAACGAATTCACCATCAACTCCTATGTCTCTACGGTCACCATCATCACCTTGAGTACGGGCATCCTCTTCCAATTGCCCGTGGTGGTCATGATACTGGCCCGATTGGGGCTGATCACCCCGGCATTCCTGAAGAAATACCGCAAGCATGCCTTGGTCGGAGTTCTACTCCTATCGGCCATTATCACACCTCCTGATATCTCTTCGCAGATCTTGGTGACCTTCCCTATCATGTTGCTGTATGAGTTGAGCATCATTATTGCAGCACGCATCCAACGAAAAAGCAAGCGGAATCCGGATAGCACCGGTATCCAGACACGATGA
- the recQ gene encoding DNA helicase RecQ: MSENIAAVEAQQNPRQALKKFFGFTAFKGEQEAIIQNILDGNDSFVIMPTGGGKSLCYQLPALMMEGTAIVVSPLIALMKNQVDAIRGFSADDGVAHFLNSSLNKSQLAKVKEDVVSGVTKMLYVAPESLTKDENVEFLNSVKISFFAIDEAHCISEWGHDFRPEYRRLKPIMKEIADTPVIALTATATEKVQLDILKNLGRENARVFKASFNRDNLYYEVRPKENVFSDIIKFIKKHEGKSGIVYCLSRKKVEELAEALRVNGIKALAYHAGMESSARARTQDQFLMEDVDVIVATIAFGMGIDKPDVRYVIHHDIPKSIESYYQETGRAGRDGGEGKCLAFYSYKDIEKLEKFLQGKPVAEQEIGKQLLQDIVSYAETSVCRRKFLLYYFGEEFDEARCTKMCDNCAHPKESVEVKEDLTLILETVKAVKEKHQMKHVVNVLIGKETADVKTYNHHQLEQFGAGDDQEPSYWNSIIRHCLVSGILTKEIETYGQLKLSPLGQDFLKSPRPIKLFLERSYASDPNESVIGGAKAGNAGDPVLMDMLKDLRKKEADKRNLAPYIIFQESSLEDMAIRYPITMDELINIAGVGSGKANKFGKPFIDLIAKYVKENEIDRPMDMVVRSVANKSANKVHIITNIDKRLPLEDIASSKGMDMEQIVSEIEAIVYSGTKVNINYYLDDLLDEDSQEEIFEYFKEAEDDSIDAAVEEFDGDFSDEELRLMRIRFLSEVAN, from the coding sequence ATGTCTGAAAACATCGCAGCCGTTGAGGCGCAGCAGAACCCCCGACAAGCACTCAAGAAATTCTTTGGATTCACGGCCTTCAAAGGTGAGCAAGAGGCCATCATACAGAATATCCTGGACGGGAATGACTCTTTTGTGATCATGCCCACCGGTGGTGGTAAATCCCTGTGCTATCAATTGCCTGCTCTCATGATGGAAGGGACGGCCATCGTGGTATCCCCGCTCATCGCTCTCATGAAGAATCAGGTAGACGCCATAAGAGGATTCTCAGCAGATGATGGCGTAGCCCATTTCCTCAATAGCAGCCTGAATAAGAGTCAGCTCGCCAAGGTGAAGGAAGATGTGGTGTCCGGAGTCACCAAGATGCTCTACGTAGCACCTGAATCCCTCACCAAGGATGAGAATGTGGAATTCCTCAACAGTGTGAAGATCTCCTTCTTCGCTATCGATGAAGCCCACTGTATCAGTGAGTGGGGACATGATTTCAGACCGGAGTATAGGCGGCTCAAGCCTATCATGAAGGAGATTGCCGATACGCCTGTGATCGCATTGACGGCAACTGCTACAGAAAAGGTCCAGTTGGACATCCTGAAGAATCTGGGTCGTGAGAATGCCCGTGTATTCAAAGCCTCATTCAACCGGGATAACCTCTACTACGAGGTCCGCCCTAAAGAGAATGTCTTCTCAGACATCATTAAATTCATCAAGAAGCACGAAGGAAAATCCGGTATCGTGTATTGCTTGAGCCGTAAAAAAGTGGAAGAATTGGCCGAAGCCCTGCGGGTGAACGGTATCAAGGCATTGGCTTACCATGCCGGTATGGAATCCTCAGCCCGTGCACGTACCCAGGATCAGTTCCTCATGGAGGATGTGGATGTCATCGTAGCGACCATTGCCTTTGGTATGGGTATCGACAAACCGGATGTACGTTATGTGATCCATCACGATATACCTAAGAGTATCGAGAGCTATTACCAGGAGACAGGCCGGGCCGGACGAGATGGCGGAGAAGGAAAATGTCTGGCCTTCTATAGCTACAAGGACATCGAGAAGCTGGAGAAATTCCTACAAGGTAAGCCTGTGGCCGAACAGGAGATCGGTAAGCAGTTGCTGCAAGACATCGTGAGCTATGCCGAGACCTCCGTCTGCAGACGTAAATTCCTGTTGTACTATTTCGGAGAGGAATTCGATGAGGCGCGATGCACCAAGATGTGTGATAACTGCGCGCATCCCAAAGAGAGTGTGGAGGTCAAAGAAGACCTGACGTTGATTCTGGAGACCGTCAAAGCCGTCAAAGAGAAGCATCAGATGAAACATGTGGTCAACGTGCTGATCGGAAAAGAGACAGCCGATGTCAAGACCTACAATCATCATCAATTAGAGCAATTCGGTGCAGGTGATGACCAAGAACCTTCCTACTGGAACAGTATCATCCGTCACTGTCTGGTGTCAGGCATCCTGACCAAGGAGATAGAGACCTATGGCCAATTGAAATTGAGCCCCTTGGGACAAGACTTCCTGAAATCTCCTCGACCCATCAAGTTATTTCTGGAGCGCAGCTATGCCAGCGACCCTAATGAGTCAGTGATCGGAGGTGCCAAGGCCGGAAATGCCGGAGACCCTGTGCTCATGGATATGCTCAAGGACCTGCGTAAGAAAGAAGCAGACAAGCGTAATCTGGCCCCTTACATCATCTTCCAAGAAAGCTCATTGGAGGATATGGCCATACGCTATCCCATCACCATGGATGAGCTGATCAATATCGCTGGTGTAGGTAGTGGAAAGGCCAATAAATTCGGGAAACCCTTCATCGACTTGATCGCTAAGTATGTGAAGGAGAACGAGATCGATCGACCCATGGACATGGTGGTACGATCAGTGGCCAACAAATCTGCCAACAAGGTCCATATCATCACCAATATCGACAAGCGACTGCCTCTGGAAGATATCGCCTCGAGTAAGGGTATGGACATGGAGCAGATCGTCTCTGAGATAGAGGCCATCGTCTATTCAGGTACCAAGGTCAATATCAACTACTACTTGGATGACCTATTGGATGAGGATAGCCAAGAGGAGATATTCGAGTACTTCAAAGAAGCCGAAGACGACTCCATAGATGCCGCTGTAGAGGAGTTCGATGGTGATTTCTCCGATGAAGAACTAC